The following proteins are co-located in the Myroides profundi genome:
- the meaB gene encoding methylmalonyl Co-A mutase-associated GTPase MeaB yields the protein MSQHNYNKSALTENEGIEQPNTTNQNAIAKFQARRKQKISTEEIIQRIIAKDKVALSQGITLIESLNPLHHAQADEIVQGCLPYANKSVRIGITGVPGVGKSTFIEAFGLLLTSLGKKVAVLAIDPSSSITKGSILGDKTRMEELVREENAFIRPSASGDSLGGVARKTRESIILCEACGFDTILVETVGVGQSETAVQSMVDFFLLLNLAGAGDELQGIKRGIMEMADAVIINKADGENIKRAHMAKLDYNRALHLFPKKPSGWTPKVSTCSAIENTGIKEIWNIINQYTTLTKENGYFDNRRQEQNQYWMMETINENILMNFYNHPEIKAMLTENKKAVQNSELSPFAAAHKILDLYFNSQAK from the coding sequence ATGTCACAGCATAATTATAATAAATCAGCGTTAACTGAAAACGAAGGTATAGAACAACCTAATACCACCAATCAAAATGCTATTGCAAAATTTCAAGCTAGACGTAAACAAAAGATATCTACTGAGGAGATCATCCAAAGAATTATTGCTAAAGACAAAGTAGCTCTAAGTCAAGGCATCACACTTATTGAGAGTTTAAATCCACTACATCACGCACAAGCAGATGAAATAGTACAAGGATGTCTTCCTTATGCTAATAAATCTGTTCGTATTGGTATAACAGGTGTACCTGGCGTTGGAAAGAGTACATTCATAGAAGCCTTCGGTCTCTTACTTACTAGCCTTGGCAAGAAAGTAGCAGTACTAGCTATAGATCCTAGTAGTAGTATTACGAAGGGAAGTATCTTAGGAGATAAAACACGTATGGAAGAGTTAGTCAGAGAAGAGAATGCTTTTATACGTCCATCAGCTTCTGGAGACAGCTTGGGTGGAGTAGCTAGAAAAACGAGAGAAAGTATAATCTTATGTGAAGCTTGTGGCTTTGATACTATACTTGTAGAGACAGTAGGGGTTGGACAGAGTGAAACTGCTGTACAGAGTATGGTAGACTTCTTCTTATTACTCAATCTAGCTGGTGCTGGTGATGAACTTCAGGGAATTAAAAGAGGGATTATGGAAATGGCAGATGCTGTTATTATCAATAAAGCAGATGGTGAAAATATAAAAAGAGCTCATATGGCTAAACTTGATTATAATAGAGCCTTACACCTTTTCCCTAAGAAACCTTCTGGATGGACACCAAAAGTAAGTACCTGTAGTGCTATTGAAAACACAGGAATAAAAGAAATTTGGAACATCATCAATCAATATACTACACTAACCAAAGAAAATGGTTATTTCGACAATAGACGTCAAGAACAAAACCAATATTGGATGATGGAAACTATAAATGAAAACATATTAATGAACTTCTACAATCATCCAGAGATAAAAGCAATGCTTACTGAAAACAAAAAAGCAGTGCAAAACAGTGAATTATCACCTTTCGCAGCTGCTCATAAAATCTTAGATCTATATTTTAACTCACAAGCTAAATAG
- a CDS encoding MFS transporter, producing MNTKLFAPKTLVNKINEQTVNQKTVFPILLAISFGHLCNDFLQAIVPAVYPLLKTNYNLSFAQIGMITFCYQVSSSLLQPLVGTYTDKHPKPYSQMIGMICSMFGVILLSYAPSYAMVLCAVILIGIGSSIFHPESSRVSYVASGGKRSLAQSIFQIGGNTGTALAPLLVAWIVLPKGQQHLLWFLVVGFIAQFVYAFIGGWYKDVLKSQVGKKKKVIRIPELSKLRVWTSIVVLLLLIFSKYFYVASISSYFQFYTMDKFGISEVQAQVYLFYFLLAVAAGTLIGGFFGDKVGRKYIIWFSVLGVAPFTMLLPYASLEWTGILIVIIGLILSSAFPSILVYAQELLPRKIGMVSGLFYGFAFGMGGLGSAVLGWWADRTSIENIYMICAYLPLIGIIAALLPNMKKVKFREEE from the coding sequence ATGAATACTAAACTTTTTGCACCCAAAACATTAGTAAACAAAATCAATGAACAAACAGTAAATCAGAAAACAGTTTTTCCAATTCTATTAGCAATAAGCTTTGGACATTTATGTAACGATTTTCTACAAGCTATAGTTCCAGCAGTCTACCCATTACTTAAGACTAACTATAACTTAAGTTTTGCACAAATCGGAATGATTACTTTTTGTTATCAAGTTTCTTCCTCTTTACTTCAACCTTTAGTAGGTACTTATACAGATAAACATCCAAAGCCTTATTCACAAATGATAGGTATGATCTGTTCTATGTTTGGAGTTATATTACTTAGTTATGCCCCTTCTTATGCAATGGTACTATGTGCTGTTATATTAATAGGTATAGGGTCTTCTATATTCCATCCAGAGTCATCTAGGGTATCTTATGTAGCTTCAGGAGGGAAACGTAGCTTAGCACAATCTATTTTTCAGATTGGAGGTAACACAGGAACAGCTTTAGCACCATTGTTAGTTGCATGGATAGTATTGCCAAAAGGGCAACAACATTTGTTATGGTTTTTAGTTGTTGGTTTTATTGCTCAATTTGTGTACGCCTTTATCGGAGGATGGTATAAAGATGTATTAAAGAGTCAAGTAGGAAAGAAGAAGAAGGTTATTCGTATTCCTGAACTTTCTAAGTTAAGAGTATGGACATCTATTGTAGTTTTACTATTACTTATCTTCTCTAAGTATTTCTATGTAGCTAGTATTTCTAGTTATTTTCAGTTTTATACAATGGATAAGTTTGGTATAAGTGAAGTACAAGCGCAAGTTTACCTTTTTTACTTCTTGTTAGCTGTGGCAGCAGGAACTTTAATAGGCGGTTTCTTTGGTGATAAAGTAGGACGTAAATACATTATTTGGTTTTCAGTATTAGGAGTAGCTCCGTTCACGATGTTACTACCTTATGCTTCTTTAGAGTGGACAGGTATATTAATTGTGATTATCGGTTTAATCCTATCCTCAGCATTCCCATCTATATTAGTGTATGCACAAGAGCTATTACCACGTAAAATAGGTATGGTGTCAGGCTTGTTTTATGGTTTTGCTTTTGGTATGGGAGGTTTAGGATCTGCTGTTCTAGGATGGTGGGCTGACCGTACTTCTATTGAGAATATCTATATGATTTGTGCTTATTTACCTTTAATTGGGATTATAGCAGCTCTGTTACCAAATATGAAAAAAGTCAAATTTAGAGAAGAGGAGTAG